In Halomarina litorea, a single window of DNA contains:
- a CDS encoding archaea-specific SMC-related protein, translating to MSLELTVENIGGIRKGAATLPPGVTVVRGTNSRGKTSFLRAIETAAGTRRALSDGRDRGRVVCDTHTGRTTLDLSRPETGEGVELAGDPLLADEVDRACAELFAFLGEDNPVRRAVRAGENLEPLLTRPLALEDVDRQVAERRAERDRVDAELREADRAADRLPDLVERRRRLDADLDALREERAALPDDASAADRAELGEVRAERDRVADRRDRLAATVDRTRDRLDELREELAALREREVPVDEGVEAELAAARDRVEERERDVELLRSVYAANKQVLDEGRVDLLTSVDHGLADDGVDCWLCGEAVERSAVEERVEGLADRVVTLEAAIADDRDRVTELAEARRRRRDHRREVGDLTERVEEVESTLTDRIHSLERAREEVDRLGARVEEIAATVSTAADAVTDLESDIKYHESTLADVEADIDRAEAAAERRDRLQTRRDALSEEIRDLRERRDRTRRRAREEFDAAVSEVLARFDVGFEAARLTPDFDLVVARDGRRASLDALSESEVELLGLLVCLAGFEAFDVADRTPVLLVDRLGALANDALLRLAEYLTDRATHVVLTAYPENAGFDAFELDADWELLREAATDGR from the coding sequence GTGTCCCTCGAACTGACCGTCGAGAACATCGGCGGCATCAGGAAGGGTGCCGCCACCCTCCCGCCCGGCGTGACCGTCGTCCGCGGGACGAACAGTCGGGGCAAGACGAGTTTCCTGCGAGCTATCGAGACGGCCGCCGGCACCCGACGGGCGCTCTCGGACGGCCGCGACAGGGGGCGCGTCGTCTGTGACACCCACACCGGCAGGACGACGCTCGACCTCTCCCGACCCGAAACCGGCGAGGGCGTCGAACTGGCCGGCGACCCCCTCCTCGCGGACGAGGTGGACCGGGCCTGTGCCGAACTGTTCGCGTTCCTCGGCGAGGACAACCCCGTCCGCCGGGCCGTCCGCGCCGGCGAGAACCTCGAACCGCTGCTGACCCGCCCGCTCGCGCTGGAGGACGTCGACCGGCAGGTCGCGGAGCGTCGCGCCGAACGCGACCGGGTCGACGCCGAACTGCGCGAGGCCGACCGCGCCGCGGACCGCCTCCCGGACCTGGTCGAGCGCCGCAGGCGGCTCGACGCGGACCTCGACGCCCTCCGCGAGGAGCGCGCGGCCCTCCCCGACGACGCGTCGGCCGCCGACCGCGCCGAACTCGGCGAGGTCCGGGCCGAGCGCGACCGGGTGGCAGACCGCCGCGACCGACTCGCGGCGACCGTCGACCGGACCCGCGACCGCCTCGACGAACTCCGCGAGGAACTCGCGGCCCTCCGCGAGCGCGAGGTGCCGGTCGACGAGGGCGTCGAGGCGGAACTGGCCGCCGCCCGCGACCGGGTCGAGGAGCGCGAACGCGACGTGGAACTGCTCCGGTCGGTGTACGCCGCGAACAAGCAGGTCCTCGACGAGGGGCGCGTCGACCTCCTTACGAGCGTCGACCACGGACTGGCGGACGACGGCGTCGACTGCTGGCTCTGCGGGGAGGCCGTCGAGCGTTCGGCGGTCGAAGAGCGCGTCGAGGGGCTCGCCGACCGGGTCGTGACTCTCGAGGCCGCCATCGCCGACGACCGCGACCGGGTGACCGAACTCGCGGAGGCCCGCCGCCGCCGCCGCGACCACCGCCGCGAGGTGGGAGACCTCACCGAACGCGTCGAGGAGGTCGAGTCGACGCTCACAGACCGGATCCACAGCCTCGAACGCGCCCGCGAGGAGGTCGACCGGCTCGGCGCCCGAGTCGAGGAGATAGCGGCGACGGTGTCGACGGCAGCGGACGCCGTCACCGACCTCGAGAGCGACATCAAGTACCACGAGTCGACGCTCGCCGACGTGGAAGCCGACATCGACCGCGCGGAGGCCGCCGCCGAGCGACGGGACCGCCTCCAGACCCGGCGGGACGCCCTGAGCGAGGAGATACGCGACCTCCGGGAGCGGCGTGACCGGACGCGCCGTCGCGCCCGCGAGGAGTTCGACGCGGCGGTCTCTGAGGTGCTGGCCCGCTTCGACGTGGGGTTCGAGGCCGCACGGCTCACGCCCGACTTCGACCTCGTGGTGGCCCGCGACGGTCGGCGGGCGAGCCTCGACGCCCTCAGCGAGAGCGAGGTGGAACTGCTCGGTCTGCTGGTCTGTCTCGCCGGGTTCGAGGCGTTCGACGTGGCCGACCGGACGCCCGTGTTGCTGGT
- the rdfA gene encoding rod-determining factor RdfA: MRETCKIERLVDRHDLHAVAPGGDVDDYLRARWVGSDGRRPAGYRTLTDWLNGRLLNRVYDERGRETVAGRLDDEYALLTGDDTVERAELEVSLHEAGIDPDWLRGEFLSWSTMRRHLNDCLGAQKETAATTEWERESVRIARDRAREKASDALRSLANKGQVVGGDESDVDIHVLLSCPDCPTRVRIGDALARGYVCKRHHEEREEQCPSN; this comes from the coding sequence ATGAGAGAAACCTGCAAGATCGAGCGACTGGTCGACCGCCACGACCTGCACGCAGTCGCCCCCGGCGGGGACGTCGACGACTACCTCCGGGCGCGCTGGGTCGGGAGCGACGGGCGACGGCCGGCGGGTTACCGGACGCTGACCGACTGGCTGAACGGGCGACTCCTGAACCGGGTGTACGACGAGCGGGGACGCGAGACCGTCGCGGGGCGACTGGACGACGAGTACGCCCTGCTGACCGGCGACGACACCGTCGAACGCGCGGAACTCGAGGTGTCGCTCCACGAGGCGGGCATCGACCCCGACTGGCTCCGCGGGGAGTTCCTGTCGTGGAGCACGATGCGCCGCCACCTGAACGACTGTCTGGGCGCACAGAAGGAGACGGCGGCCACGACGGAGTGGGAGCGAGAGAGCGTCCGCATCGCCCGCGACCGGGCCCGCGAGAAGGCGAGCGACGCCCTGCGGTCGCTCGCCAACAAGGGGCAGGTCGTCGGCGGGGACGAGTCGGACGTGGACATCCACGTCCTCCTGTCGTGTCCCGACTGCCCCACGCGCGTCCGCATCGGGGACGCACTCGCCCGCGGGTACGTCTGCAAACGCCACCACGAAGAGAGGGAAGAGCAGTGTCCCTCGAACTGA
- the glmS gene encoding glutamine--fructose-6-phosphate transaminase (isomerizing) produces the protein MCGITAYVGTDDAVGGLLTGLANLEYRGYDSAGIAVKNGRGLRVVKREGELERLREALGTERPTGTIGIGHTRWSTHGPPTDENAHPHTDCTGRVAVVHNGIIENYETLREELSATGHEFHSETDTEVVPHLIEAELERHENPESAFRAAVSRLEGSYAIACLVDETEVVYAARQGSPLVLGQAEGRYFLASDVPAFREFTDEVVYLEDGDIVVVRPDGYTVTDCSGVPLARPVETVDWEPEAAGKSGYPHYMLKEIHEQPASLRQTLQGRVESLAGTVTLEEFPPGAFADVEQVQFVAMGTSHHAAMYAASMLSGRGVTANAYMAGEYADSPPPMSADTLVVAVTQSGETADTMNAVRRARDGGARTLAVTNVVGSSVTRECDDSLFIRAGPEIGVAATKTFSSQVATLSLVAERVAEDVTGVASADTRALLDALSDLPGDVQRILDESPAREVAEALYGCDAYFFIGRRAAYPVALEGALKFKEITYEHAEGFAASELKHGPLALVTDETPVFGVLTGEDETKTIGNLKEVQARDAPVIVVAPPSKADKVGFADYVLTIPESHPEVGGILANVQLQLVSYHAADLLGRPIDKPRNLAKSVTVE, from the coding sequence ATGTGCGGCATCACCGCGTACGTCGGTACCGACGACGCCGTCGGCGGCCTCCTCACCGGACTGGCGAACCTCGAGTACCGGGGGTACGACTCGGCCGGCATCGCGGTCAAGAACGGACGCGGCCTCCGGGTCGTCAAACGCGAGGGCGAACTCGAACGCCTCCGCGAGGCGCTCGGCACCGAACGGCCCACCGGCACCATCGGCATCGGCCACACCCGGTGGTCGACGCACGGCCCGCCGACGGACGAGAACGCCCACCCGCACACCGACTGCACCGGACGGGTGGCCGTCGTCCACAACGGCATCATCGAGAACTACGAGACGCTCCGCGAGGAACTCAGCGCCACGGGCCACGAGTTCCACAGCGAGACCGACACGGAGGTCGTCCCGCACCTCATCGAGGCCGAACTGGAGCGCCACGAGAACCCCGAGAGCGCGTTCCGCGCGGCCGTCTCCCGCCTCGAGGGGAGCTACGCCATCGCGTGTCTCGTCGACGAGACGGAGGTCGTCTACGCGGCCCGACAGGGGTCGCCGCTCGTCCTCGGGCAGGCCGAGGGACGGTACTTCCTCGCCAGCGACGTCCCCGCCTTCCGTGAGTTCACCGACGAGGTCGTCTATCTCGAGGACGGCGACATCGTCGTCGTCCGGCCCGACGGCTACACGGTCACGGACTGCTCCGGCGTCCCGCTGGCTCGCCCCGTCGAGACGGTCGACTGGGAGCCGGAGGCCGCGGGCAAGTCCGGCTACCCCCACTACATGCTGAAGGAGATACACGAACAGCCCGCGTCCCTGCGCCAGACCCTCCAGGGGCGCGTCGAGTCGCTCGCCGGTACGGTGACCCTGGAGGAGTTCCCTCCCGGCGCCTTCGCGGACGTCGAGCAGGTGCAGTTCGTCGCGATGGGCACCTCCCACCACGCGGCGATGTACGCGGCGTCGATGCTCTCGGGGCGTGGCGTCACGGCCAACGCCTACATGGCCGGCGAGTACGCCGACTCCCCGCCGCCCATGTCCGCGGACACCCTCGTCGTCGCGGTCACCCAGAGCGGCGAGACCGCCGACACGATGAACGCCGTCCGGCGGGCCCGCGACGGCGGCGCGCGCACCCTCGCGGTGACGAACGTCGTCGGATCGTCGGTGACCCGGGAGTGCGACGACTCGCTGTTCATCCGTGCCGGTCCCGAGATCGGCGTCGCGGCCACCAAGACGTTCTCCTCGCAGGTCGCCACGCTGTCGCTGGTCGCCGAACGGGTCGCCGAGGACGTCACCGGCGTGGCGAGTGCCGACACCCGCGCGCTGCTCGACGCTCTCTCGGACCTCCCCGGCGACGTCCAGCGCATCCTCGACGAGTCGCCCGCCCGCGAGGTCGCAGAGGCGCTCTACGGGTGTGACGCGTACTTCTTCATCGGACGCCGGGCGGCCTACCCCGTCGCGCTGGAGGGGGCGCTGAAGTTCAAGGAGATCACGTACGAACACGCCGAGGGGTTCGCCGCCAGCGAACTGAAACACGGCCCGCTCGCGCTCGTGACGGACGAGACGCCCGTCTTCGGCGTGCTGACGGGCGAGGACGAGACGAAGACCATCGGCAACCTGAAGGAGGTACAGGCGCGCGACGCGCCCGTCATCGTCGTCGCACCCCCCTCGAAGGCCGACAAGGTGGGCTTCGCCGACTACGTGCTCACCATCCCCGAGAGCCACCCCGAGGTGGGCGGCATCCTCGCGAACGTCCAGCTCCAGCTCGTCTCGTACCACGCCGCGGACCTGCTCGGACGGCCCATCGACAAGCCGCGCAACCTCGCGAAGAGCGTCACCGTCGAGTAA